DNA from Terriglobus tenax:
ACAGGTGACGCAGATCAATCCCGGACCGGTGGTCACCACCTTCGAGTTCCGCCCGGAGGCAGGCGTGAAGTACTCGCGTGTCACCGGGCTGGCCGATGATCTGTGCCTGGCCATGGCGGCGGAGAGCATCCTGATCGAGCGCATGGCGGGCAAGAGCACCGTCGGCATCCAGGTGCCGAACTCCGAGCGCGAAACCATCTGGCTGCGCGACATTGTGGAGAGCGAGCACTTCGCCAACACGAAGTCGAAGCTTGCCATTGCGATGGGGAAGGACATCAACGGCCGTATTGTCACGGCGGACCTGTCCGCCATGCCGCACGTGTTGATTGCAGGCTCCACCGGTTCTGGTAAGTCGGTAGCCATCAACGCCATGATCATGAGCGTTCTGTTCAAGGCGACGCCGGAGCAGGTGCGCATGATCCTGGTCGATCCGAAGCGCGTGGAACTCGGGATGTACGAGGGGATTCCGCACCTGTTCACGCCGATCATTACGGAGCCGAAGCTGGCGGCGAATGCACTGAGGAACGCGGTGCGCGAGATGGAGCGCCGGCTGAAGCTGCTGGCGAGCAAGCACGTCCGCAACATTGACCAGTACAACAAACTGTTTGAGAACGGCACGCCTTCCATGTTTGAGGACGATGAGGAGCAGGCACCGCTGCCCTACATCATGATCATCATCGACGAGCTGGCCGACCTGATGATGCTGGACAAGGCCAACGTGGAAGAGGCCATCACCCGCCTGGCGCAGATGGCGCGTGCTGTCGGCATCCACCTGGTGCTGGCGACGCAGCGGCCTTCGGTCGATGTGATCACCGGCCTGATCAAGGCGAACGTGCCGACGCGCATGAGCTTCCGCCTGGCGACTAAGGTGGACTCACGCACCATCATCGACTCCAACGGCGCAGAGAGCCTGCTGGGACGCGGCGATATGTTGTTCCTGCCGCCGGGCACATCGCGTCTGCAGCGTGTCCACGCCCCGTTTGTGACGGAGAAGGAGATTGCCGCGGTCACGGACTTCTGGAAGCAGCAGGGCGAAGCCGAGTACGTGCAGGGCTTCCTGGAAGGCCCGAAGGACGACAAGGGCCGCGACCTGGATGCCATGAGCGAGGATGACAACGACGAACTGTTCGACGATGCGGTCAAACTGATCTTCGAGTTCGGTAAGGCCTCGACCAGCCTGCTGCAGCGGCGTCTGAGGATTGGCTATGGACGCGCCGCACACCTGATCGACATGATGGAGCGCGATGGTCTGGTGGGTCCTGCCGAAGGATCAAAGCCCCGCGAGATTCTGAAGAGCCCGGACTGGATAAAGGAAGTCGATTCCGCCTTGCGGTAAGGGATGTTGCAGGGAGAAGAAAAACGCCGGCCATTGAGGCCGGCGTTTCTCTTTCTTAAGGTGATGTTTCGGCACGGCTGAAGCCGCGCCCTGACGGTCTGCGAAGAGAAGCAGACCCTTCCAGAATGACAAAAGACAAGAAAGGCAAAAGCACTCTCGCTTTGCGAGATACCCACCCTTCGCCTTGCGAAGGGTGGGGCAACGAATGCTCTTTTAGATCTCCAGGATGACCGGCATGATGAGCGGGCGCCGGCTGGTGTTCTTCTGGATGTAGCGCTTGAGGTCGGTGCGGATCTTCTCCTTGATCACACCGTAGTCACCCTTTTCCTCGTTGGAGGAGTTGTCGAGGGTGCGTGCGATGACCATGCGGGCTTCGTTCAGCACGCTGGGGTCGGGTACGGCGAAACCGCGGGCGATGATCTCGGGCGAGCCCTCGACCAGGCCGGTGAGCTTGTTGATGGCCAGGATGGGCAGCAGCAGGCCGGCTTCCGACAGGTGGCGGCGGTCGCGAATGACGAGGTCGTCGACCACGTCGGCGGTCGATCCGTCATCGATCAGGATGCGTCCGGCGCGGACCTTCTGGTCGCGGCGTGTGGCCGTGTCCTTGGTCAACTCCAGCACATCGCCATCTTCCAGAAGGAAGGTCTGTTTGGGGATGCCGGTGGATGCCGCGAGTTCCGCGTGGCGCTTCAGGTGGCGATAGTCACCGTGCACGGGGATGAAGAACTTCGGCTTCACGAGATTGATCATCAGGCGAAGCTCTTCCTGGCTGGCGTGTCCGCTCACGTGGATGATGCCGTGGGTGCCGTCGTCGAAGATCACGTCGGCATCGCGGCGCACCAGGTGGTCGATCATGCGGAAGATGCCCTTCTCGTTGCCGGGAATAATGCGGCTGGAGAGCAGGACGGTGTCGCCGGGCTCGATGCGGGCGTGCTTGTGGTTGTCGACGGCAGCGCGGGACAGCGCAGACATGGGCTCGCCCTGTGTGCCGGAGATCAGCACGCAGACCTTCTCGGGCGGGAAGTCCTTGATCTGTCCGCCGTTGATCAGCAGGCCCGGGGGAATGTCGATGTAGCCCAGGTCGCTGGCGATCTCGGTGGAGTTGTCGAGCGAGCGGCCGATGACGGCGACCTTGCGGCCATGTTTCTCCGCCAGCTCGAAGGCCAGCTTCAGGCGATGGATGGAGGACGAGAAGCAGGAGAAGAAGAGGCGCTTCTTGGTGCGTCCGAACAGGTCATCGAGGCGCGGACGTACGGCTCGCTCGCTGGGCGTGTGGCCGGGGCGGTCGACATTCGTGGAGTCCTGCAGGAGGGCGAGCACGCCGCCGTTGCGGCCAAGCTCGGCAAAGGTCTGCAGGTCGAACGGATGGCCGTCGGGCGATGAGAGATCGACCTTGAAGTCACCGGTGTGCAGAATGGTGCCGTGGGGCGTGTGGATGGCCAGGGAGACGCAGTCCACCAGCGAGTGGGTGACGCGGATGGGCTGGATGCGGAAGGGACCGATCTGGAACTGCTCGCCCGGGATCATCTCCAGCATCTCGGTGTCGTCCAGCAGCTTGTGCTCTTCGAGTTTGCCTTCGACGTATGCCAGGGTGAACTCGGTGCCGTAGACGGGCACGTCGCGCAACTCGGTCAGGATCCAGGGAAGGCCGCCGATGTGGTCCTCGTGACCGTGGGTCAGGAGGATGGCTTTGACCATGTCACGGTTCTCGACCAGGTAGCTGATGTCGGGCACGACGATGTCGACACCCAGCAGCTCCTCGTCGGGAAACATCAGGCCGGCGTCGATGACGATAATGTGGTCGCCCAGGCGAATGGCACAGCAGTTCATGCCAAATTCGCCAAGGCCGCCGAGCGGAATGATTTGCAGCTTGTCGAGACTCATCAAAGATTCATGCTAACGGATATCGGCCCGTCATGCGGAAACTGGGCGGCTCTTGACCACCTCAAACCTTGATTTGAGCCTGAGGAAGGGCTTTTCGAGCAGAAACCAGGAGGCGGTGGCCAGTCCGAAGTTGAGGGCGACTGTCAGCAACATTTCAACCGCAAGCGAGGCGTGTCCGCGGCAAAGCCGTTTGGCGGTCTCAGCCGAGAAGATGTTGAAGATGTACAGCCCGAAGGAGATGCGTCCGAAAAAGAGGATCCAGCCGGGGAAGAAGTTTGCCGGCAGTCCGAGAAATGCGCGAAACAGGGCGATACAGCCAAGCGCGCTGAAAAGATAGGCGACGTTATACGTCACAAGGCCCAGGGTCAGGGCGTGCGTGCGCGGGTCAAACAGAGCTCCGAAGGTGACCAGCGCTGCACCGGCGATGGCGAGGAGCAGGCGTCGCGGAAAGGTCATCTGCAGCGCCCGGTCTTCCGCCCACAGGGCCAGCAGCGCGCCCAGGCCGAAGAACTGCACCTGGTTGAAGGTATTGAACGAGACCTGGCGGTCAGCCGTCTGGCCCAGCCAGCGGATAAGCATCAGCGAGCCCTGCGAGAGCACGATGGTGGCGACGGCGACGTTGAGAATGTGCGCCCGTTTGGCTTTGCGCAGAAGGATCGGCCAGCAGATGTAGAACTGTTCTTCGACGGAGAGCGTCCACAGAAGGACCATGGGGAACCAGACCGGGTTGCCGAGAACCAGGTACCAGTTACCGACAAAGAAGAGTGCCGAGAGGTAGAAGCTGAGAGGCGTGGTTTCCGCGAAACC
Protein-coding regions in this window:
- a CDS encoding DNA translocase FtsK, whose translation is MKPLRFVTTPTRNRRLNELIGLAVLVAGGLLALALVSYTPTDPSWNTVGGYATGRPAHNWTGIVGAFVSDAALQLIGVAAFIIPLGLMRLGYCWMRSRPAGSPVAKSVGLLLWIVFGPAMFALFPGQMHWRGALPIEGVEGRLLADGMIAILNFPGACIVVGMMVVMATYLSTTFTFSTARDWATARFAFLQAMQDRWRNWRGNRTSASDRAIAEYESKRERSMERERRAREKEERKTQKADAAESTSLLSSLFGWMSRRKVKPEPLGEQETAEPLEAEAGPTPSVWSKVPRTMVDAPAESGDPVLPAAYAAAAEERLSQATIEEFEPEESYAEPERKVISFPTPAAAQRYEEPEPEEKNISFGKRADEKLKTVTLTAKSVHGYKLPPSSLLHRSEEPTIVREDALREEARTLVEKCAEFDVNGQVTQINPGPVVTTFEFRPEAGVKYSRVTGLADDLCLAMAAESILIERMAGKSTVGIQVPNSERETIWLRDIVESEHFANTKSKLAIAMGKDINGRIVTADLSAMPHVLIAGSTGSGKSVAINAMIMSVLFKATPEQVRMILVDPKRVELGMYEGIPHLFTPIITEPKLAANALRNAVREMERRLKLLASKHVRNIDQYNKLFENGTPSMFEDDEEQAPLPYIMIIIDELADLMMLDKANVEEAITRLAQMARAVGIHLVLATQRPSVDVITGLIKANVPTRMSFRLATKVDSRTIIDSNGAESLLGRGDMLFLPPGTSRLQRVHAPFVTEKEIAAVTDFWKQQGEAEYVQGFLEGPKDDKGRDLDAMSEDDNDELFDDAVKLIFEFGKASTSLLQRRLRIGYGRAAHLIDMMERDGLVGPAEGSKPREILKSPDWIKEVDSALR
- a CDS encoding ribonuclease J; amino-acid sequence: MSLDKLQIIPLGGLGEFGMNCCAIRLGDHIIVIDAGLMFPDEELLGVDIVVPDISYLVENRDMVKAILLTHGHEDHIGGLPWILTELRDVPVYGTEFTLAYVEGKLEEHKLLDDTEMLEMIPGEQFQIGPFRIQPIRVTHSLVDCVSLAIHTPHGTILHTGDFKVDLSSPDGHPFDLQTFAELGRNGGVLALLQDSTNVDRPGHTPSERAVRPRLDDLFGRTKKRLFFSCFSSSIHRLKLAFELAEKHGRKVAVIGRSLDNSTEIASDLGYIDIPPGLLINGGQIKDFPPEKVCVLISGTQGEPMSALSRAAVDNHKHARIEPGDTVLLSSRIIPGNEKGIFRMIDHLVRRDADVIFDDGTHGIIHVSGHASQEELRLMINLVKPKFFIPVHGDYRHLKRHAELAASTGIPKQTFLLEDGDVLELTKDTATRRDQKVRAGRILIDDGSTADVVDDLVIRDRRHLSEAGLLLPILAINKLTGLVEGSPEIIARGFAVPDPSVLNEARMVIARTLDNSSNEEKGDYGVIKEKIRTDLKRYIQKNTSRRPLIMPVILEI
- a CDS encoding acyltransferase family protein, which gives rise to MTEPVTGSKPSARFYQPELDALRFLAFLAVFLHHKSNPELLLPHLPHKHWLETLVWSLHIAGAYGVHLFFLLSSYLITRLLRREVASTGHLDLRSFYIRRILRIWPLYFFFLALCAVLAWVGFAETTPLSFYLSALFFVGNWYLVLGNPVWFPMVLLWTLSVEEQFYICWPILLRKAKRAHILNVAVATIVLSQGSLMLIRWLGQTADRQVSFNTFNQVQFFGLGALLALWAEDRALQMTFPRRLLLAIAGAALVTFGALFDPRTHALTLGLVTYNVAYLFSALGCIALFRAFLGLPANFFPGWILFFGRISFGLYIFNIFSAETAKRLCRGHASLAVEMLLTVALNFGLATASWFLLEKPFLRLKSRFEVVKSRPVSA